The following nucleotide sequence is from Peribacillus sp. ACCC06369.
TAGAATTTGGTCTTAAACCGACGAGGGTAAAAGGGAATTGGAGCAGGTTGACGAAAGTATGGCTGGGAAATTTCTTGAGAGAAAAGGAGACATTAATAATGACAATTTCAAAAAAAACTTTAAGGACTTGCGACGAAGGACACAAATACTATAAATCCAGCGACTGTCCGACCTGCCCGGTTTGTGAGCAAGAACGCAATCCTGAAGACGGATTTCTTTCATTACTCTCGGCACCAGCCAGACGAGCATTGGAACACAATGGGGTAACCTCTTTACAACAGCTAACAAAATATAGTGAAAAAGAGATATTGAAATTTCATGGTATGGGACCAGCTTCTTTACCAAAACTAAGGGCTGCTTTGGAGACAAATGGGTTATCATTCAAAAATTAAACACAAGAATGAGTAAACTTACAGGAATGCATTTGAGCATATTTCAAGTTCTTCCTCAAGTCACAGGGGCATTACGTCAATAAGGGATTAGGAACATCGATCATTCCTGAATTTTATGGACACCCTCCTTGTTAAAACTCTAAAAAGTGAGGTAATGAAAAATCATGAGTTCCTATACTCCCTATTTTGAATTCAATCGAAAAAAGTGGGCATCTTTACGAAACCATACTCCTCTTCCTTTAACTGAAGAAGAATTGGATAACTTAAAAGGAATAAATGAAGAAATATCCATTCAGGAAGTGGAAGAGGTTTATTTGCCCTTGACCCGTTTAATTAATTTATATGTCGAAGCTTCTCAGCAGCTTAACACGGCTACATCTTCCTTTCTGAAAACTAATGCAAAAAAAGTACCGTATATCATTGGAATTGCAGGGAGTGTTGCTGTAGGAAAGAGTACGACAGCAAGGTTACTTCAGACATTATTATCTAGATGGGATAATCATAGAAACGTAGGTCTTGTCACTACAGATGGTTTTTTGTACTCAAATGATTTCTTAGAAGAAAAAGGACTGATGAAACGAAAAGGGTTTCCTGAAAGTTATGATACTCAAAAACTAATTAATGTTATCGGAGATGTAAAAGTAGGAAAAAATAAAGTGGAAGTTCCAATCTACTCACATTTGACGTACGATATTTTGCCAAATGAAATCCAGACCATCTGTAATCCTGATATTTTAATAGTGGAAGGTGTTAATGTTCTTCAAGTTGACAAAGAAAATCAAGTATTCGTCAGTGACCTTTTTGATTTTTCACTCTATGTTGATGCAGACGTACCCGACATTGAACGGTGGTATGTTGAAAGGTTTCTTCTACTTCAAAAGACAGCGTTCCAAAGGCCCGAATCGTACTTTCATCGTTACACTAATTTGTCTAAAGAAGATACCATTAAATTAGCGACTCAAATTTGGGAAGAAATTAATTTGAAAAATTTACATGAAAATATACTTCCGACAAAAGGACGGGCCAATCTAGTTTTAAAAAAAGGATCAGATCATAAGGTTGAAAATATACATTTGCGAAAATGATAATTTTAGTTAATAATCAAGTCGATGCTATATCAATGAATAAGGAAACAGGTATTTGTACCGTAATTATAAATTAAAGAACAAATACGAAATAACTGTGAAGAGTTACTGGAACAAGCTTCTTCTTGACATACTCTATAGTGTTAATTAAATATAGATATAGATTGTGAAGAAATGTACTTAAAGTAAAGAGTGCTTAAGTTGAAGACGGAGTTGCGACGCAGCTCTTTTTTCACGTAAAAGAACAGACATGTTACTATAGTAGAGGAGAGCCTGATTTTATATTATCTGAGGTAAGCATATCTTATTCATCAAAGGAGTTTATTCATCATGCATGTACTACAAAAAACACAAAAAATAGTTCGCTATCAAAATCAACAGGGCAATATACATTACGGTATTGTTGAGGATGAGATAATATTACAACTGTCTAGCAGTTTTGCTGAACTTGTCAACAAGGAAATAAAGTATGACGGGGTAGAGCTGAAATATAGTGACGTGAAAATTTTGGAACCTGTAAAACCTTCTAAAGTGGTTAATTTCGGCTGGACATATGCAGGTCATGCGAAGGAAACAGGGGGAGAGGCAAACCTTGTAGAACCATTTCTATTTTTAAAGCCATTATCTTCGCTTATTTCAGACAAGGAGAATATTATACTTCCTCCAAACGAGCTAACCAACCAAGTGGAGCTTGAAGGGGAAGTGGCCCTGGTCATTGGAAAGCGCGGAAAGAACATTAAAGAAGAAGATGCGCTTGATTATGTGTTTGGTTGCACAATATTTAATGACGTCACAGCAAGAGATCTTACAAAAAAAGATCCACAGTTTACTCGGGGCAAAGGATTTGATACGTTCGGACCTTTAGGGCCGT
It contains:
- a CDS encoding RNA polymerase alpha subunit C-terminal domain-containing protein — translated: MTISKKTLRTCDEGHKYYKSSDCPTCPVCEQERNPEDGFLSLLSAPARRALEHNGVTSLQQLTKYSEKEILKFHGMGPASLPKLRAALETNGLSFKN
- a CDS encoding fumarylacetoacetate hydrolase family protein, translated to MHVLQKTQKIVRYQNQQGNIHYGIVEDEIILQLSSSFAELVNKEIKYDGVELKYSDVKILEPVKPSKVVNFGWTYAGHAKETGGEANLVEPFLFLKPLSSLISDKENIILPPNELTNQVELEGEVALVIGKRGKNIKEEDALDYVFGCTIFNDVTARDLTKKDPQFTRGKGFDTFGPLGPCIVTGVDPTNLRIVTTLNGRVVQDGNTNEMSLSIPYLISWLSQVMTLEPGDILATGSPSGSCPIKSGDEVVVEVENIGRLCNGVQ
- the coaA gene encoding type I pantothenate kinase, which translates into the protein MSSYTPYFEFNRKKWASLRNHTPLPLTEEELDNLKGINEEISIQEVEEVYLPLTRLINLYVEASQQLNTATSSFLKTNAKKVPYIIGIAGSVAVGKSTTARLLQTLLSRWDNHRNVGLVTTDGFLYSNDFLEEKGLMKRKGFPESYDTQKLINVIGDVKVGKNKVEVPIYSHLTYDILPNEIQTICNPDILIVEGVNVLQVDKENQVFVSDLFDFSLYVDADVPDIERWYVERFLLLQKTAFQRPESYFHRYTNLSKEDTIKLATQIWEEINLKNLHENILPTKGRANLVLKKGSDHKVENIHLRK